CGGGCCGCGGCGGCGAAGGCCTCGGCGTTGGCCCGGTCGAGGGCCTCGAAGTCGGGGCGGCCGAGCGAGTGGACGAGGAAGTAGGCGACGTCGACCCCGGCGAAGGCCGCGGGCAGCGAGGCCGGATCGCCGAGGTCGCCCTTGGCCACCTCGACCCGGTCGGCCCAGGGCACGTCGCGGAGTTTCTCGGGCGACCGGCTCAGGCAGCGGACCTGGTAACCCGCGTCGAGGAGGCGGGGAACCAGCCGGCCGCCGATGTAGCCGGTGGCGCCGGTGACTAAGCACCTCGTGATGGTCATCTAGAGTTCGCCCCAAGTTTTCCGGACGCGCCGGTTTTGTCCGAGTCTATGCGAATGAAAGCCGCGTTCCGGGCAGGTTTGCCGGTCAACGTAGACTGCGACGCGATGTCGACGACCTCTGTACCCACGACCACGCCAGCCGACGCGGACCGTAACTGGCGGCTGCGGCACCTGCCGCCCATCCTCATCGCCGCCGGCGTGATGACCGCCGGCGCGGCGGTCCTGGGCGGCGTGTTCGCGGGCGGCGTCGGTGCGCTCGCGGCAGCACTCGGTGTAATCATCGCTACGGCGAGTTACCTGGCATCCACATTGGCCATTGCCTGGGCCGACAAACTCGACCCGAAGCTGGTCATGCCATTCGGCATGGGCGTCTACGTGGCCAAGTTGAGCGTGCTCGGCGGGCTGATGCTGGTTGTCGCCTCGACCGGATGGGCTGGGCTTAAGCCACTCTCCGTAGGGATTGTCGCCGGCGTGTTGGCGTGGACAGCGACCCAGATCTGGTGGATCGTGACCGTGCACGCGCCGAGATTTCGTCGTTAACGCGACCCTTGGGTGACCCCACATCGGGGGCCGGAGGAGTAGCGTGAGCGCAGAGGCAGATCCATCATCCCATTGCCCCCGCACAGCATGAGCGTGCGGGGGTCGAGTCTTCGCCTCCCTCTACCGGCTGATACGGTTCCCGCGTCATGGCCGGTGACCCACCCTCGCAGCACCCCGATGAGACCCCCGACGCCACGCCGACGGGGGCCGACCTCGGGTGGACCGCACTGTCCTACCTCATCGGTGGGATGGCGGTGTGGGGGTTCATCGGCTGGCTGGTTGACCGTTGGGTGCACAGCGGCGGCATCATCACCGGCATCGGTGTGGTGATCGGTTGCGCTGGCGGCATCTATCTGGTCATCAAGCGGATCGGGGCCCCACCACCGGGGTCCGGCAGTTCATGAGGGAAGGGACGCGGTGATCGGACAGGCGGTCGCTCTCCAGAGCGACGTTCCGTTTCCACCAGAGGTGGGCGACTTCTACCTGCCCTCCATCGTGCCGTGGGACGGGCTCAACTCGCTGTGGTTCACCAAGATCACGGCGTTGGTCTGGGTCAGCACGGCGATCCTCATCATCTTCTTCCTGACCGCCTACCGGAAGCCGAAGATGGTTCCGGGCAAGGCGCAATGGATGGCCGAGTCGGCATACGGCTTCGTGCGCAACAACATCTCCATCGAGATGCTCGGCACCGAGCGCGGCCTGCGGTTCGCCCCCTACCTGGCGTCGCTGCTGCTGTTCATCGTCTTCAACAACCTGTGGAGCATCATCCCGATCGCCCAGATCTCGCCGAACTCGCACATCGCGTTCCCGGCGTTCCTGGCGCTGATCAGCTACGTGCTGTTCAACTACGTCGGCATCAAGAAGTTCGGGTTCCGCAAATACATGCGCAACTCGCTCATCCCGCCGGCGCCGTGGTTCGTGCTCCCGATCCTGATCCCGATCGAGTTCTTCTCGACCTTCCTCGTGCGGCCGTTCTCGCTGGCCGTCCGGTTGTTCGCGAACATGTTCGCCGGGCACATGCTGCTGCTCGTTTTCACCCTCGGCGGGTTCGCCATTCTGCAGGCGAATGCCAAACTTGCCGCGTTCTCGGTGCTGTCCTGGTTGATGACCATCGCGCTGACGCTGCTCGAGCTGCTGGTGATCTTCCTGCAGGCCTACGTCTTCACCGTGCTTACCGCGAGCTACATCCAAGGCGCGGTCTCGGAGGAGCACTGATCCCCGGTGTTGCCGGGATAAGTGGTCCACCCCCCGCACCAACAGTTGTCCGTCCCGCGTGAACGTCACGCGTGATAACCAGGAGGAACCTCAGCAATGGACATCGCCGCAGGAGTTAGTGGCAGCCTCGCCGCTATCGGTTATGGCCTCGCCGCGATCGGCCCGGGCATCGGCGTCGGGCTGATCTTCGCGTCCTACATCCAGTCGACCGCTCGCCAGCCCGAGTCGTCGCGCATGACCCTGCCGTTCGTCTGGATCGGTTTCGCCGTGGTCGAGGCGCTCGCGCTGTTCGGCATCGCGTTCGGCTTCATCTGGGCCACCGGTTCTTAATCACCACCTTCGAACGGGAGGTTTCCCCATGTTGCTCTCCGAGGCGGTCGAGCACAGCCCGATCCTGCCGCTCTGGCAGGAGATCCTGGTCGGTGGCGTCGCTTTCGCGGTGCTCTGCTTCGTGCTGATGAAGTTCGTCTTCCCGCGCATGGAGGAGACCTTCAAGGCTCGCGTCGACGCCATCGAGGGCGGCCTCAAGCGGGCCGAAGAGGCGCAGGCCGAGGCCAACAAGCTGCTCGAGCAATACAAGACCCAGCTCGCCGAGGCGCGCACCGACGCCGCGAAGATTCGCGACGACGCGCGGGCCGACGGTGAGCAGATCCGCCAGGAGATCCAGGTGCGGGCTCGCGAAGAGTCCGACCGGATCATCGCGGCGGGTCGCGAGCAGCTCAACGCCGAGCGCCAGCAGATCGTTCGCGAGCTGCGGGCCGAGGTCGGCACGCTGGCCGTTGACCTGGCCGGCCGGATCGTCGGCGAGTCGCTCACCGACGAGGCGCGCCGGCGGGGGACCGTGGACCGGTTCCTCTCCGAGCTCGAGTCGACCGGGAGTCGTTGATGCAGGGCGTCAGCCGGGAGTCCTACCGCACGGCCGCCGAGCGGCTGGACTCCTTCGCGGCCTCGGCGCCCGCCGCCGATGTCGCGAAGACCGGTGACGAGCTGCTGATGGTGGCCGACGTGCTCCGCGGGCAGCCGCGGCTGCGCCGGGCGCTGTCGGACCCGGGCCGGGCGGGCGACGATCGGGCCGAGCTGTTCCGCTCGCTGCTGACCGGCAAGGTCAGCGACGAGACGCTCGAACTGGCCGCGATCCTGGCCGGCGGCCGCTGGTCGGCCGCGTCCGAGTTGCTCGACGCGGCCGAGCGGATGGGCGTCGAGGCGCTGCTCGCCAGCGCCGACCGCGCCGGTGACCTGGCGGAGGTCGAAGACGAGCTGTTCCGTTTCGGGCAGGTCGTCGACGGCTCACCGGCACTGTCCGGTGCGCTCTCCGACGTGGTCGCACCACCCGCGCAGCGGGCCGAGCTGGTCAAGACGCTGCTGGAGGGCAAGGCCAAGCCGGCGACGCTGAAGCTGGTCGAGGTGGCGCTCGGCGGGTTCGGTGGCCGGTCGTTCCAGACCGGTCTGACCCGCATGGTGGAAATGTCCGCAGAACGCCGCGATCGCCAGGTCGCTTTTGTCACCGTCGCAGCGCCCCTGTCCGATGACGAGGAGCGCCGGCTGGGCACCAAGCTGTCGCAACTGTACGGTCGAGACGTCACTGTCAAGCAGACGGTCGATCCGCAGGTGCTGGGCGGCATGAGCGTGCTTGTCGGCTCCGACCTCTACGACGGCACGGTGCTCCGCCGCCTCAACGACACCCGCAAGGCGCTCTCACAGCGCTAAGCACCCCCGCTTAGACCCTGACACCGCACCGGTAACACCCGGGCCTGAATAGAGGAAGCAGAGGATGGCCGAGCTGACCATCTCGTCGGAGGAAATCCGCGGCGCCCTGGAGCGCTACGTCTCCTCCTACACGCCCGACATTTCCCGTGAGGAAGTCGGCTCCGTCGCCGACGCCGGTGACGGCATCGCCCACGTCGAGGGCCTGCCCTCGACGATGGCCAACGAACTGCTCGAATTCGAAGACGGCACGCTCGGCGTGGCGCTCAACCTCGACGCCCGCGAGATCGGCGTCGTGGTTCTGGGTGACTTCTCCGGCATCGACGAGGGCCAGCGCGTCAAGCGCACGGGCCGCGTTCTGTCCGTGCCGGTCGGGGACAAGTTCCTCGGCCGCGTGGTCGACGCGCTCGGCAACCCGATCGACGCCCTCGGCGAGATCGAAAACGAAGGGTTCCGCGAGCTCGAGCTCCAGGCGCCCAACGTGGTCTCCCGCCAGTCGGTCAACGAGCCGATGCAGACCGGCATCAAGGCGATCGACGCGATGACGCCGATCGGTCGCGGCCAGCGGCAGCTGATCATCGGCGACCGCAAGACCGGCAAGACGACGATCGCGATCGACACGATCCTCAACCAGAAGGCCAACTGGGAGTCCGGCGACCCGAAGAAGCAGGTTCGCTGCATCTACGTCGCGATCGGCCAGAAGGCCTCGACCGTGGCGTCGATCAAGGGCATCCTCGACGCGGCCGGCGCGATGGAATACACCACCATCGTCGCGGCGCCCGCGTCCGACCCGGCCGGCTTCAAATACATCGCGCCCTACACCGGGTCGTCGATCGGCCAGCACTGGATGTACGCCGGCAAGCACGTGCTCATCGTCTTCGACGACCTGAGCAAGCAGGCCGAGGCCTACCGCGCCGTGTCGCTGCTGCTGCGCCGCCCGCCGGGCCGCGAGGCCTACCCCGGTGACGTCTTCTACCTGCACTCCCGGCTGCTGGAGCGCTGCGCGAAGCTCTCCGACGAGCTGGGCGCGGGCTCGATGACCGGTCTGCCGATCGTCGAGACGAAGGCCAACGACATCTCGGCGTTCATCCCGACCAACGTCATCTCGATCACCGACGGCCAGATCTTCCTGGAGGCCGACCTGTTCAACCAGGGCGTCCGCCCGGCGATCAACGTCGGCACCTCGGTGTCCCGGGTCGGCGGCGCCGCACAGGTCAAGCCGATGCGTAAGGTCGCCGGTTCGCTGCGGCTCAACCTCGCGCAGTTCCGCGAGCTCGAGGCGTTCGCCGCGTTCGCGTCGGACCTCGACCGGGCGTCCCGCGCCCAGCTCGATCGCGGTTCCCGGCTGGTCGAGCTGCTCAAGCAGCCCAACTACTCGCCGGTCCCGGTCGCCGAAGAGGCGGTCGTGATCTGGGCGGGTGTCGAGGGCAAGCTCGACGACATCCCGGTCGGCGA
This genomic interval from Asanoa ferruginea contains the following:
- the atpA gene encoding F0F1 ATP synthase subunit alpha codes for the protein MAELTISSEEIRGALERYVSSYTPDISREEVGSVADAGDGIAHVEGLPSTMANELLEFEDGTLGVALNLDAREIGVVVLGDFSGIDEGQRVKRTGRVLSVPVGDKFLGRVVDALGNPIDALGEIENEGFRELELQAPNVVSRQSVNEPMQTGIKAIDAMTPIGRGQRQLIIGDRKTGKTTIAIDTILNQKANWESGDPKKQVRCIYVAIGQKASTVASIKGILDAAGAMEYTTIVAAPASDPAGFKYIAPYTGSSIGQHWMYAGKHVLIVFDDLSKQAEAYRAVSLLLRRPPGREAYPGDVFYLHSRLLERCAKLSDELGAGSMTGLPIVETKANDISAFIPTNVISITDGQIFLEADLFNQGVRPAINVGTSVSRVGGAAQVKPMRKVAGSLRLNLAQFRELEAFAAFASDLDRASRAQLDRGSRLVELLKQPNYSPVPVAEEAVVIWAGVEGKLDDIPVGDVRRFEGDFLDHVRRHDKATLQAIDDGKWDDDVVAALDKSLKDFKQNFLARDTDKPVHDAPAEPTEGELESESVTRYTDQPAEKA
- a CDS encoding F0F1 ATP synthase subunit B, yielding MLLSEAVEHSPILPLWQEILVGGVAFAVLCFVLMKFVFPRMEETFKARVDAIEGGLKRAEEAQAEANKLLEQYKTQLAEARTDAAKIRDDARADGEQIRQEIQVRAREESDRIIAAGREQLNAERQQIVRELRAEVGTLAVDLAGRIVGESLTDEARRRGTVDRFLSELESTGSR
- a CDS encoding AtpZ/AtpI family protein, which encodes MAGDPPSQHPDETPDATPTGADLGWTALSYLIGGMAVWGFIGWLVDRWVHSGGIITGIGVVIGCAGGIYLVIKRIGAPPPGSGSS
- the atpB gene encoding F0F1 ATP synthase subunit A, which produces MIGQAVALQSDVPFPPEVGDFYLPSIVPWDGLNSLWFTKITALVWVSTAILIIFFLTAYRKPKMVPGKAQWMAESAYGFVRNNISIEMLGTERGLRFAPYLASLLLFIVFNNLWSIIPIAQISPNSHIAFPAFLALISYVLFNYVGIKKFGFRKYMRNSLIPPAPWFVLPILIPIEFFSTFLVRPFSLAVRLFANMFAGHMLLLVFTLGGFAILQANAKLAAFSVLSWLMTIALTLLELLVIFLQAYVFTVLTASYIQGAVSEEH
- a CDS encoding F0F1 ATP synthase subunit delta, encoding MMQGVSRESYRTAAERLDSFAASAPAADVAKTGDELLMVADVLRGQPRLRRALSDPGRAGDDRAELFRSLLTGKVSDETLELAAILAGGRWSAASELLDAAERMGVEALLASADRAGDLAEVEDELFRFGQVVDGSPALSGALSDVVAPPAQRAELVKTLLEGKAKPATLKLVEVALGGFGGRSFQTGLTRMVEMSAERRDRQVAFVTVAAPLSDDEERRLGTKLSQLYGRDVTVKQTVDPQVLGGMSVLVGSDLYDGTVLRRLNDTRKALSQR
- a CDS encoding ATP synthase F0 subunit C gives rise to the protein MDIAAGVSGSLAAIGYGLAAIGPGIGVGLIFASYIQSTARQPESSRMTLPFVWIGFAVVEALALFGIAFGFIWATGS